The Desulfobacterales bacterium sequence TCAATCAGTTCCGGTGTAAAGATGGAAATGGTCTTCTCGATCGAGTCGTAGAACTCCTCCTTGTCCCAGGGAGATATGGAGTGCTTAATCTGATTGCCCTGACGGAAATGTCCAAAGGCCTCCTGGTAGAGACCGCAGTCATCGTAGATTTTTCCCAGGGCAAAATGGAGTGACCCTGCTTCGTTTTCCGGCAGATTACTCCGTTTGAGGAGCTTTCTCGCCCTGACCGCATCTTCATGATCAGGGGAGTCATACCTTCTGGACATGGCGAGACTGTAAATCGCGGCGCCGTTATCCGGTTGTACTTCCAGGGCCTTTGAATAATGGCTGAAAGCCTGTTCCTGTTTTCCGATCTGGGCATAGAGTTTGCCCAGGTAGATATACACCGACGCATCGTCCGGCATGAGTTGCAATGCCTTTTGATAGCAGGCAATGGCCTGGTCGGCCTTGCCGATTTCCTCACAGGCCAGGCCCATATTCCTATGAGCAAAGGCGTAGTCCGGCTTGAGTTGCACCGCCTTGTGGAAATGTTCGATTGCCGCGGCGTTTTTCCCCTGTTCCATAAGCAGGGTGCCGAGGTTGAGATATGTTTCCGGGCTGCCGGGCCGCAGGCCCAGGGCCTTTTGATGGCAGGCGAACGCCTCTTCCAGTCGCCCCAGTTTCTGCAGACCGTTTGCCTTGTTGTTGAGCACCTCGTAGAATTCGGGCTCAAGCGCCAGGGCCCGGTCAAAACAGGCGACCGCGTCTTCGTCCCTGTCAAGGTCCCGCAGGACAATCCCCAGGTTGCTGTGGTATACCGGCTGATCCGGGTTGATCTCTATCGCCCTCTCGATCAACTCCCGGGCTCGGTCGTTATTCCCCTTCTCATGGGCGATCATCCCCAGCATGAGCAGAGCGTGGTCGTTGTCCGGAACCCGGCTCAAGACGAGCTTATACAATTTCTCTGCTTTTTCGGCCTGGCCCGCCCGCAGATACTGATCCGCCATGGCCAGTTCCTGATACAGCGCGGCACCGGTGACCGGTCTGTCGGCGGGCGCGGACCGTGGCCGCGATTTCTGTCTGGCTGCCAGCTTTTTTCTTTTCAGTTTTCTAAGACCCATTGTTGAAATACCGTTGTGAACAGTGAAATGTGAACAGTGAAATGTGAACAGTGAAAAGTGAAAAGTGAACAGTGAACAGTGAAAAGTGAAAAGGGAAAAGGGAAAAGTGAAAAGGGAGTGTTGAGCAATGAGCAACGAGTGCTGAGCAATGAGCAAGCAATTCAAAACTCAAAATTATCCCTTGAGCCTTGAGCCCTGTGCCACGCTTTTTTTCACTTTTTACATTTCACATTTCACTTTTTACAGTTAACCATTATTTGTCATTTGCCAACGCCAACTCCAGCAACCGGTCCAGCAGGGCCGGGAAGGAAAGGCCGGCCGCGGCCGCGGCCTGGGGCAGCAGGCTGGTGGGAGTCATCCCGGGGATGGTGTTGGTCTCCAGGATGAAAATTTCCTGGTCATCGCTGATGATCATGTCGGTCCGGCTGTAGCCCCCGAGCTGCAGGGCCCGGTGGGCAACCAGCGCGCACTCCTGGGCCCGGCCGGTCATTTCCGGGTCCAGCTCGGCCGGGCAGATCTCCCGGGTGGCGCCGGGCCGGTACTTGGCCTCGTAATCGAAAAAGGCATATTTCTTATCCGGAATGATCTCCACGATCGGCAGCGCGGTCAGTTCATTATTCCCCAGGATTGCGCCGGTGATCTCCCGGCCGCGGATATATTGTTCCACCATTACCCGGCAGTCGAACTCCAGGGCCTGCTCGATACCCGCGGCCAGGTCCCGGTCCGAACCGGCGATGCTCATGCCCACGCTTGAGCCCTGGCGGGAGGGCTTGATGATCAGCGGCAGGCCGAGTTGCTTGATGATCCGGCCCAGGTCCACGGGCGTGTGCCGGGAGACCATGACCCAGTCCGGCACGGTCAGCCCGTGTCCGCGATAGAGGGTCTTGGCCAGGTTCTTGTCCATGGCAACAGCGCTGCCCAGCACCCCGGAACCCTGAAAGGGAAGCCCCAGCATCTCCAGGAACCCCTGCATGGTGCCGTCCTCGCCAAAGAGGCCGTGCAGGAGAATAAATGCCGCATCCAGGCCCGGGGCCTCGGCTGCCAGTTTTTGTAGGTCCATGGCCGGATCGTAGCGGCTGACCTCGTATTTGTCCGGATCAAGGGCCCGGGCAACCTCGGCCGCGCCCTTGAGGGAGACCTCGCGTTCAGCGGATTTGCCGCCGGCCAGCAGGGCGATGCGCAGCTTTTTCGAAGACACGTTTGCTTCCTGTAAATAATAGTTCAACGTTCAAACGGCTCAAACCGTTCAAACCGTTCAAACCCGAGTAGTGAAACCGCAAGGGGCTTGTGTCGACAGACTGAGCTGTATATACTGTTTTTCCTTGTAGAATGTAAAGTGATTTGCCGGGCTGGAGCCCAGGGAAAAAAGGGGCCGGATGCGGAGATCCGCACCGGGGTGGACCATGGAATCGGGAATCAGGAAAAAACTCGCAACGATCGTCGGCCAGCGGCATCTGACCTTCGCACCAGAGGACATTGTCTGCTATGCCTATGATTCCACCGGCCTGGAGTATCCGCCTGCTGCCGTGGCCTTTCCCGGCACAACCGCTGAGGTGGCCGCCATCATGCGGTTGGCCTCCGAGGCGCGCTTTCCGGTGGTGCCGCGCGGCGCCGGCACCGGGATGAGCGGCGGCTCCCTGGCAGTGGCCGGCGGTCTGGTTCTGGCCATGAGCCGTTTTAACCGGATACTGGAGATCGATCCTGAAAACCGGGTGGCAACGGTGGAGCCCGGGGTGATCACCGGCGAGTTTCAGAACGCGGTAAAAAAGCAAGGGCTCTATTACCCGCCTGATCCGGCCAGCCTCAACTTCTGTTCCATGGGCGGCAATGTGGCCGAATGCGCCGGCGGGCCCAGTGCGGTGAAATACGGGGTGACCCGGGATTACGTACTCGGCCTGGAGGCGGTCCTGCCCAACGGTACGGTTCTTGAGACCGGGGTGCGGACCGCCAAGGGGGTGGTCGGCTACGATCTTACCCGGTTGCTGGTCGGTTCCGAAGGCACCCTGGGGGTGGTTACCAGGATCATGGTCCGGCTCCTTAGCCTGCCGGCCGCCAAGGAGACCTTTCTGGTTCTGGCCCCCACCCTGTTCCGGGCAACCACCCTGGTGACGACTATTCTGCAAAAGGGTTTCCTGCCCTGCACCCTGGAATATATGGACCGGACCGCCATCAGGACGGTGGCGCCGATGCTGGCCGAACCCCTGCCGGCCGGGACCGGGGCCCTGCTCCTGGTGGAGGTGGACGGCGACAAAGAGGATGTGGCCGGACAAGGCCGGCGGCTGATGGAATTTCTGGACAGCCGGCCGGACCTGCTTGCTGTCCGCCGGGCCGCGACCGCCGGAGAGGTCGATGCATTATGGGCGGCCCGGCGGGCCATTTCGCCTTCCCTGTTCCAACTCAAACCCCATAAGATCAGCGAGGATGTGGTGGTCCCCAGGAACCGGATTGCCGATCTGGTCGATTTTGTCGAGACCCTGGCCGCGGAACTGGATCTGGTCATCCTCACCTTCGGCCATGCCGGTGACGGCAATATCCATGTCAACATCATGCTTGATCGCGAAAATTCCGATGAACTCAGCCATGCCAGGACCGCAAAAAAGAGGTTGTTCGTCCGGGTGCTGGAACTTGGCGGCACCCTTTCCGGCGAGCACGGCGTCGGGGTGACCAAGGCGGATTATGTGGACATGGAGCTTGATCCGGTGAGCCTGGCGGTGATGCGCCGGATCAAACAGGTATTTGATCCGCACAATATCCTCAATCCGGGCAAAATATTCCCTTCTCTTATTGACTGAGAATTTCAAAGTAAACGAATGGAAAAAAAACGATCGAACCGCAGAGGACGCGGAGGAGCGCAGAAGATGGCTTTTTAAAAATAACTTTACTCTGCGCACCTCTGCGCCCTCTGCGGTAAAAAAATACTGCGAATTTCGAAGTGAATGGAAAAAAAACGATCAACCGCAGAGGACGCGGAGGAGCGCAGAGGATGGCTTTTTAAAAATAACTTTACCCCGCGCACCTCTGCGTCCTCCGCGGTAACAGCTGTTCTGGGTTTTACTGAAAATATCGAACCGCAGAGAACGCGGAGGAGCGCAGAGGACGGCTTTTTAAAAATAACTTTACCCCGCGTACCTCTGCGTCCTCCGCGGTAAAAGCTGTTTTGTTTTTTTTGTGAGAATATCCAGCCGCGGGACCGGGTACCATCACAAAAAAACATTGACACCTAACCCGCCTGCCTTTATATATTCATCTTTTTTCCGGTGAGTCCGATTCCATGGGCAGCGGTTTTTTTTACACGGGTGATCGCGGATGGGGGGAAAACGAAAATATCCGGGTTGTTACGCGTCCATCATTAATTCAGTGACCAGAAAACGGAGTTATCATGATTGAAGTTGAAGTTAGGGGAGATATCGAATACGCCATCCGTCAGTTGAAGAAAAAGCTGCAGATGGATGGGATCAAGCGGGAGTTGAAACGGCGGGAATTTTACGAGAAGCCCAGCGAGAAACGGCGGCGCAAGCAGGCCGAGGCCAAGCGGAAGCTCCGCAAGCTTAAATTTCGTCAGTCCCGCTAAGGGGGTTGAGCGAACCCTAAGGAGCTGAGTCTTGGCCGGTGTCTTCCGGTCTGGTCCGTGGCGCGGAGTCCCACCCTGGTTTTCCAGGGCACCGTTTCAGCATCTCGTTTTTGATCAGGCAAACGGGATATCTGATGAGCATTGATCAGGCCGCAGCGAACCGCGAGGAAAAAAAGAAGAGCATAAAAAACGGACCGGCCGGTCCGGACCGGCCGTTATTATTTTATCAGGACCTGTTTCTCCATTATCTTGCCGCCGAGCGGCGTCTGGCCCGCAATACCATCACCTCCTATCAATACGATTTCAAATCTTTTTTCAGCTATCTTGCCGGCCGGAATATTAATTCCCTGCCGGACATCACCGCCGCGGTAATCCGTGACTATCTCGCCTGGCGGAAAAGCCAGGGCATTTCCTCCCGGAGCAGCGCCCGGTCAGTCTCCATGCTCCGGGCCTTTTTTCGCTTCCTGGCCGCGGAACGGCTTATCAGCGAACTGCCCACCGGGGTGATCGATCTGCCGAAAATCGGCCGGGCTCTACCCACGGTACTGACGGTCGACGAGGTGAATCAGCTCCTGGCCGCCGACGGCAGCGGACCGCTGTCAATCCGCAACAATGCCATGCTCCACCTGCTCTACGCCACCGGATTACGGGTCTCGGAACTGGTGAAATTGCCGCTGGCCGGGGTGGACCTCAATGCCGGACATCTCAGGGTAATGGGCAAGGGGAGCAAGGAGCGGCTGGTGCCTTTTGGCGAGGAGGCCCACGAGCGGCTGGTGAACTACCTGGATCAGACCCGGCCGCTCATTCTCAAGGCCCGGACCAGCGATTTCCTCTTTGTCACCGGCCGGGGTACGGCCATGACCCGGCTTCGATTCTGGCAGATAATCCATGCGGCCGTGCAACATGCCGGGATCAACAAAAAGGTCAGTCCCCATGTACTCCGTCACTCCTTTGCCACCCATCTGCTTGAACATGGGGCCGATCTCCGGGCAGTCCAGTTGATGCTCGGCCATGCCGACATCGCCACCACCCAGATCTATACCCATGTCCACGCCACCCGT is a genomic window containing:
- a CDS encoding tetratricopeptide repeat protein, which gives rise to MGLRKLKRKKLAARQKSRPRSAPADRPVTGAALYQELAMADQYLRAGQAEKAEKLYKLVLSRVPDNDHALLMLGMIAHEKGNNDRARELIERAIEINPDQPVYHSNLGIVLRDLDRDEDAVACFDRALALEPEFYEVLNNKANGLQKLGRLEEAFACHQKALGLRPGSPETYLNLGTLLMEQGKNAAAIEHFHKAVQLKPDYAFAHRNMGLACEEIGKADQAIACYQKALQLMPDDASVYIYLGKLYAQIGKQEQAFSHYSKALEVQPDNGAAIYSLAMSRRYDSPDHEDAVRARKLLKRSNLPENEAGSLHFALGKIYDDCGLYQEAFGHFRQGNQIKHSISPWDKEEFYDSIEKTISIFTPELIERLKPLGCDSELPVFIIGMPRSGTTLVEQIIASHPRAQGAGELSKIQQIADSWSTGQEGDLGYPENIVTLDREETQDAARGYLEFIREKAGDTPLRITDKMPYNFLHLGLINILFPRSRIIHCQRHPLDCCLSMYFQSFQTGNQHTYDLTSLGEYYCQYVRLMAHWQRVLSLDIFEIRYEELIRAQEEKTREMLQFLGLEWDERCLSFHRTRRSVESASIWQVREPLYSRSVNRWRNYDEFLAPLREALGELAPDS
- a CDS encoding D-alanine--D-alanine ligase, giving the protein MSSKKLRIALLAGGKSAEREVSLKGAAEVARALDPDKYEVSRYDPAMDLQKLAAEAPGLDAAFILLHGLFGEDGTMQGFLEMLGLPFQGSGVLGSAVAMDKNLAKTLYRGHGLTVPDWVMVSRHTPVDLGRIIKQLGLPLIIKPSRQGSSVGMSIAGSDRDLAAGIEQALEFDCRVMVEQYIRGREITGAILGNNELTALPIVEIIPDKKYAFFDYEAKYRPGATREICPAELDPEMTGRAQECALVAHRALQLGGYSRTDMIISDDQEIFILETNTIPGMTPTSLLPQAAAAAGLSFPALLDRLLELALANDK
- a CDS encoding FAD-binding protein, with amino-acid sequence MESGIRKKLATIVGQRHLTFAPEDIVCYAYDSTGLEYPPAAVAFPGTTAEVAAIMRLASEARFPVVPRGAGTGMSGGSLAVAGGLVLAMSRFNRILEIDPENRVATVEPGVITGEFQNAVKKQGLYYPPDPASLNFCSMGGNVAECAGGPSAVKYGVTRDYVLGLEAVLPNGTVLETGVRTAKGVVGYDLTRLLVGSEGTLGVVTRIMVRLLSLPAAKETFLVLAPTLFRATTLVTTILQKGFLPCTLEYMDRTAIRTVAPMLAEPLPAGTGALLLVEVDGDKEDVAGQGRRLMEFLDSRPDLLAVRRAATAGEVDALWAARRAISPSLFQLKPHKISEDVVVPRNRIADLVDFVETLAAELDLVILTFGHAGDGNIHVNIMLDRENSDELSHARTAKKRLFVRVLELGGTLSGEHGVGVTKADYVDMELDPVSLAVMRRIKQVFDPHNILNPGKIFPSLID
- the rpsU gene encoding 30S ribosomal protein S21 encodes the protein MIEVEVRGDIEYAIRQLKKKLQMDGIKRELKRREFYEKPSEKRRRKQAEAKRKLRKLKFRQSR
- the xerD gene encoding site-specific tyrosine recombinase XerD; the encoded protein is MSIDQAAANREEKKKSIKNGPAGPDRPLLFYQDLFLHYLAAERRLARNTITSYQYDFKSFFSYLAGRNINSLPDITAAVIRDYLAWRKSQGISSRSSARSVSMLRAFFRFLAAERLISELPTGVIDLPKIGRALPTVLTVDEVNQLLAADGSGPLSIRNNAMLHLLYATGLRVSELVKLPLAGVDLNAGHLRVMGKGSKERLVPFGEEAHERLVNYLDQTRPLILKARTSDFLFVTGRGTAMTRLRFWQIIHAAVQHAGINKKVSPHVLRHSFATHLLEHGADLRAVQLMLGHADIATTQIYTHVHATRLKSIHQRFHPRG